Proteins co-encoded in one Arachis hypogaea cultivar Tifrunner chromosome 11, arahy.Tifrunner.gnm2.J5K5, whole genome shotgun sequence genomic window:
- the LOC112720156 gene encoding uncharacterized protein isoform X1, producing MSLRPQTPKTVLVGTSAAHTNQNDTHTQQNDTSIPSLVSELRATTRDFDRVERALLERESRLIAAIQEKDNEIASLKVKDSIHSLDKLNLESQLKEFRNGGSKVFVEVKKEENVDSDSTDAGKCMHCLEMKNELEKEKDLSESLRDRNMQLEFEKSKLLEEKKKWDDQRGVIEDLVKKSIELEAEKCGLKKKCDAAKRGIDGSRKGDSRGADEASFECRKRKFIEFSERVSRLERETAKNDKLISLDDNEGGGGGGSGGDGDDDGDGSNTEENKKIQIDDSVEKDAVQRNENVGHSSRDSTILIIPSKDGVGVTAASARARAEQYDRKKKLEKKRQEELQRQQVWRVRTEEVTVETEDEESSENEMDSKKRKKSQEDSNSESESTDESEESSPVKKQKKKKRHKEHQKKHNSKIKRLLLSIHLLKKINHMIVTDMK from the exons ATGTCCCTCCGACCCCAAACTCCCAAAACCGTTTTGGTAGGAACTTCGGCTGCCCACACCAACCAAAACGACACTCACACCCAGCAAAACGACACCAGCATCCCCAGCCTCGTGTCCGAGTTGCGAGCCACCACTCGCGATTTTGACCGAGTTGAACGCGCCTTGCTCGAAAGGGAATCACGCCTCATCGCGGCGATTCAAGAGAAGGATAACGAAATCGCGTCCCTCAAAGTGAAAGACAGTATCCATAGCTTGGATAAGTTGAACCTCGAATCGCAGCTCAAGGAGTTCAGAAATGGAGGATCAAAGGTCTTCGTTGAGGTTAAGAAGGAGGAGAATGTTGATTCTGATTCGACCGATGCTGGAAAGTGCATGCATTGTTTGGAGATGAAGAACGAATTGGAAAAAGAGAAGGATTTGAGTGAGTCTCTTAGGGATAGGAACATGCAGTTGGAGTTTGAAAAGTCCAAGCTcttggaagagaagaagaaatgggATGATCAGAGAGGTGTTATTGAGGATCTTGTGAAGAAGAGCATTGAATTGGAAGCTGAGAAGTGTGGGTTGAAAAAGAAATGTGATGCTGCCAAGAGAGGGATTGATGGATCGAGGAAAGGGGACAGCCGTGGGGCCGATGAGGCGTCGTTTGAGTGTAGGAAGAGGAAGTTCATTGAATTTAGTGAGAGGGTTTCGAGGTTGGAGAGAGAGACTGCCAAGAATGATAAACTGATATCTTTGGATGACAatgaaggtggtggtggtggtggcagtggtggtgatggtgatgatgacGGTGATGGCAGCAACACTGAGGAGAATAAAAAGATTCAGATTGATGATAGTGTTGAGAAAGATGCTGTGCAAAGGAATGAAAATGTTGGTCATTCTTCAAGAGATTCAACTATACTGATCATACCAAGCAAAGATGGTGTTGGTGTAACTGCTGCTTCAG CTCGAGCTAGAGCGGAACAATATGACAGGAAGAAGAAGCTAGAAAAAAAGAGACAGGAAGAGCTTCAAAGACAACAAGTGTGGCGTGTCCGAACAGAGGAGGTGACAGTTGAAACTGAGGATGAGGAAAGCAGTGAGAATGA AATGGactccaaaaaaagaaagaagagtcaagaggattctaattcagaatctgaatcaactgatga aagcgaagaatcatcaccggtgaagaagcaaaaaaaaaaaaaaagacacaaagaacaccaaaaaa AAcacaattcaaaaataaaaaggttgttgttgagCATTCATCTCCTGAAAAAGATTAATCATATGATAG tgacaGATATGAAATAG
- the LOC112720156 gene encoding uncharacterized protein isoform X2 produces the protein MSLRPQTPKTVLVGTSAAHTNQNDTHTQQNDTSIPSLVSELRATTRDFDRVERALLERESRLIAAIQEKDNEIASLKVKDSIHSLDKLNLESQLKEFRNGGSKVFVEVKKEENVDSDSTDAGKCMHCLEMKNELEKEKDLSESLRDRNMQLEFEKSKLLEEKKKWDDQRGVIEDLVKKSIELEAEKCGLKKKCDAAKRGIDGSRKGDSRGADEASFECRKRKFIEFSERVSRLERETAKNDKLISLDDNEGGGGGGSGGDGDDDGDGSNTEENKKIQIDDSVEKDAVQRNENVGHSSRDSTILIIPSKDGVGVTAASARARAEQYDRKKKLEKKRQEELQRQQVWRVRTEEVTVETEDEESSENEMDSKKRKKSQEDSNSESESTDESEESSPVKKQKKKKRHKEHQKKHNSKIKRLLLSIHLLKKINHMIDMK, from the exons ATGTCCCTCCGACCCCAAACTCCCAAAACCGTTTTGGTAGGAACTTCGGCTGCCCACACCAACCAAAACGACACTCACACCCAGCAAAACGACACCAGCATCCCCAGCCTCGTGTCCGAGTTGCGAGCCACCACTCGCGATTTTGACCGAGTTGAACGCGCCTTGCTCGAAAGGGAATCACGCCTCATCGCGGCGATTCAAGAGAAGGATAACGAAATCGCGTCCCTCAAAGTGAAAGACAGTATCCATAGCTTGGATAAGTTGAACCTCGAATCGCAGCTCAAGGAGTTCAGAAATGGAGGATCAAAGGTCTTCGTTGAGGTTAAGAAGGAGGAGAATGTTGATTCTGATTCGACCGATGCTGGAAAGTGCATGCATTGTTTGGAGATGAAGAACGAATTGGAAAAAGAGAAGGATTTGAGTGAGTCTCTTAGGGATAGGAACATGCAGTTGGAGTTTGAAAAGTCCAAGCTcttggaagagaagaagaaatgggATGATCAGAGAGGTGTTATTGAGGATCTTGTGAAGAAGAGCATTGAATTGGAAGCTGAGAAGTGTGGGTTGAAAAAGAAATGTGATGCTGCCAAGAGAGGGATTGATGGATCGAGGAAAGGGGACAGCCGTGGGGCCGATGAGGCGTCGTTTGAGTGTAGGAAGAGGAAGTTCATTGAATTTAGTGAGAGGGTTTCGAGGTTGGAGAGAGAGACTGCCAAGAATGATAAACTGATATCTTTGGATGACAatgaaggtggtggtggtggtggcagtggtggtgatggtgatgatgacGGTGATGGCAGCAACACTGAGGAGAATAAAAAGATTCAGATTGATGATAGTGTTGAGAAAGATGCTGTGCAAAGGAATGAAAATGTTGGTCATTCTTCAAGAGATTCAACTATACTGATCATACCAAGCAAAGATGGTGTTGGTGTAACTGCTGCTTCAG CTCGAGCTAGAGCGGAACAATATGACAGGAAGAAGAAGCTAGAAAAAAAGAGACAGGAAGAGCTTCAAAGACAACAAGTGTGGCGTGTCCGAACAGAGGAGGTGACAGTTGAAACTGAGGATGAGGAAAGCAGTGAGAATGA AATGGactccaaaaaaagaaagaagagtcaagaggattctaattcagaatctgaatcaactgatga aagcgaagaatcatcaccggtgaagaagcaaaaaaaaaaaaaaagacacaaagaacaccaaaaaa AAcacaattcaaaaataaaaaggttgttgttgagCATTCATCTCCTGAAAAAGATTAATCATATGATAG ATATGAAATAG
- the LOC112720156 gene encoding uncharacterized protein isoform X5, which translates to MSLRPQTPKTVLVGTSAAHTNQNDTHTQQNDTSIPSLVSELRATTRDFDRVERALLERESRLIAAIQEKDNEIASLKVKDSIHSLDKLNLESQLKEFRNGGSKVFVEVKKEENVDSDSTDAGKCMHCLEMKNELEKEKDLSESLRDRNMQLEFEKSKLLEEKKKWDDQRGVIEDLVKKSIELEAEKCGLKKKCDAAKRGIDGSRKGDSRGADEASFECRKRKFIEFSERVSRLERETAKNDKLISLDDNEGGGGGGSGGDGDDDGDGSNTEENKKIQIDDSVEKDAVQRNENVGHSSRDSTILIIPSKDGVGVTAASEWTPKKERRVKRILIQNLNQLMKAKNHHR; encoded by the exons ATGTCCCTCCGACCCCAAACTCCCAAAACCGTTTTGGTAGGAACTTCGGCTGCCCACACCAACCAAAACGACACTCACACCCAGCAAAACGACACCAGCATCCCCAGCCTCGTGTCCGAGTTGCGAGCCACCACTCGCGATTTTGACCGAGTTGAACGCGCCTTGCTCGAAAGGGAATCACGCCTCATCGCGGCGATTCAAGAGAAGGATAACGAAATCGCGTCCCTCAAAGTGAAAGACAGTATCCATAGCTTGGATAAGTTGAACCTCGAATCGCAGCTCAAGGAGTTCAGAAATGGAGGATCAAAGGTCTTCGTTGAGGTTAAGAAGGAGGAGAATGTTGATTCTGATTCGACCGATGCTGGAAAGTGCATGCATTGTTTGGAGATGAAGAACGAATTGGAAAAAGAGAAGGATTTGAGTGAGTCTCTTAGGGATAGGAACATGCAGTTGGAGTTTGAAAAGTCCAAGCTcttggaagagaagaagaaatgggATGATCAGAGAGGTGTTATTGAGGATCTTGTGAAGAAGAGCATTGAATTGGAAGCTGAGAAGTGTGGGTTGAAAAAGAAATGTGATGCTGCCAAGAGAGGGATTGATGGATCGAGGAAAGGGGACAGCCGTGGGGCCGATGAGGCGTCGTTTGAGTGTAGGAAGAGGAAGTTCATTGAATTTAGTGAGAGGGTTTCGAGGTTGGAGAGAGAGACTGCCAAGAATGATAAACTGATATCTTTGGATGACAatgaaggtggtggtggtggtggcagtggtggtgatggtgatgatgacGGTGATGGCAGCAACACTGAGGAGAATAAAAAGATTCAGATTGATGATAGTGTTGAGAAAGATGCTGTGCAAAGGAATGAAAATGTTGGTCATTCTTCAAGAGATTCAACTATACTGATCATACCAAGCAAAGATGGTGTTGGTGTAACTGCTGCTTCAG AATGGactccaaaaaaagaaagaagagtcaagaggattctaattcagaatctgaatcaactgatga aagcgaagaatcatcaccggtga
- the LOC112720156 gene encoding uncharacterized protein isoform X4 produces MSLRPQTPKTVLVGTSAAHTNQNDTHTQQNDTSIPSLVSELRATTRDFDRVERALLERESRLIAAIQEKDNEIASLKVKDSIHSLDKLNLESQLKEFRNGGSKVFVEVKKEENVDSDSTDAGKCMHCLEMKNELEKEKDLSESLRDRNMQLEFEKSKLLEEKKKWDDQRGVIEDLVKKSIELEAEKCGLKKKCDAAKRGIDGSRKGDSRGADEASFECRKRKFIEFSERVSRLERETAKNDKLISLDDNEGGGGGGSGGDGDDDGDGSNTEENKKIQIDDSVEKDAVQRNENVGHSSRDSTILIIPSKDGVGVTAASEISPPPPAPEFQAGSSQPQAQEVDVQQFYKKF; encoded by the exons ATGTCCCTCCGACCCCAAACTCCCAAAACCGTTTTGGTAGGAACTTCGGCTGCCCACACCAACCAAAACGACACTCACACCCAGCAAAACGACACCAGCATCCCCAGCCTCGTGTCCGAGTTGCGAGCCACCACTCGCGATTTTGACCGAGTTGAACGCGCCTTGCTCGAAAGGGAATCACGCCTCATCGCGGCGATTCAAGAGAAGGATAACGAAATCGCGTCCCTCAAAGTGAAAGACAGTATCCATAGCTTGGATAAGTTGAACCTCGAATCGCAGCTCAAGGAGTTCAGAAATGGAGGATCAAAGGTCTTCGTTGAGGTTAAGAAGGAGGAGAATGTTGATTCTGATTCGACCGATGCTGGAAAGTGCATGCATTGTTTGGAGATGAAGAACGAATTGGAAAAAGAGAAGGATTTGAGTGAGTCTCTTAGGGATAGGAACATGCAGTTGGAGTTTGAAAAGTCCAAGCTcttggaagagaagaagaaatgggATGATCAGAGAGGTGTTATTGAGGATCTTGTGAAGAAGAGCATTGAATTGGAAGCTGAGAAGTGTGGGTTGAAAAAGAAATGTGATGCTGCCAAGAGAGGGATTGATGGATCGAGGAAAGGGGACAGCCGTGGGGCCGATGAGGCGTCGTTTGAGTGTAGGAAGAGGAAGTTCATTGAATTTAGTGAGAGGGTTTCGAGGTTGGAGAGAGAGACTGCCAAGAATGATAAACTGATATCTTTGGATGACAatgaaggtggtggtggtggtggcagtggtggtgatggtgatgatgacGGTGATGGCAGCAACACTGAGGAGAATAAAAAGATTCAGATTGATGATAGTGTTGAGAAAGATGCTGTGCAAAGGAATGAAAATGTTGGTCATTCTTCAAGAGATTCAACTATACTGATCATACCAAGCAAAGATGGTGTTGGTGTAACTGCTGCTTCAG agatttctcctcctcctcctgcaCCAGAATTCCAAGCAGGGTCGAGTCAACCTCAAGCTCAAGAGGTTGACGTGCAACAATTCTATAAAAAGTTCTAA
- the LOC112720156 gene encoding uncharacterized protein isoform X3, producing the protein MSLRPQTPKTVLVGTSAAHTNQNDTHTQQNDTSIPSLVSELRATTRDFDRVERALLERESRLIAAIQEKDNEIASLKVKDSIHSLDKLNLESQLKEFRNGGSKVFVEVKKEENVDSDSTDAGKCMHCLEMKNELEKEKDLSESLRDRNMQLEFEKSKLLEEKKKWDDQRGVIEDLVKKSIELEAEKCGLKKKCDAAKRGIDGSRKGDSRGADEASFECRKRKFIEFSERVSRLERETAKNDKLISLDDNEGGGGGGSGGDGDDDGDGSNTEENKKIQIDDSVEKDAVQRNENVGHSSRDSTILIIPSKDGVGVTAASVPEISPPPPAPEFQAGSSQPQAQEVDVQQFYKKF; encoded by the exons ATGTCCCTCCGACCCCAAACTCCCAAAACCGTTTTGGTAGGAACTTCGGCTGCCCACACCAACCAAAACGACACTCACACCCAGCAAAACGACACCAGCATCCCCAGCCTCGTGTCCGAGTTGCGAGCCACCACTCGCGATTTTGACCGAGTTGAACGCGCCTTGCTCGAAAGGGAATCACGCCTCATCGCGGCGATTCAAGAGAAGGATAACGAAATCGCGTCCCTCAAAGTGAAAGACAGTATCCATAGCTTGGATAAGTTGAACCTCGAATCGCAGCTCAAGGAGTTCAGAAATGGAGGATCAAAGGTCTTCGTTGAGGTTAAGAAGGAGGAGAATGTTGATTCTGATTCGACCGATGCTGGAAAGTGCATGCATTGTTTGGAGATGAAGAACGAATTGGAAAAAGAGAAGGATTTGAGTGAGTCTCTTAGGGATAGGAACATGCAGTTGGAGTTTGAAAAGTCCAAGCTcttggaagagaagaagaaatgggATGATCAGAGAGGTGTTATTGAGGATCTTGTGAAGAAGAGCATTGAATTGGAAGCTGAGAAGTGTGGGTTGAAAAAGAAATGTGATGCTGCCAAGAGAGGGATTGATGGATCGAGGAAAGGGGACAGCCGTGGGGCCGATGAGGCGTCGTTTGAGTGTAGGAAGAGGAAGTTCATTGAATTTAGTGAGAGGGTTTCGAGGTTGGAGAGAGAGACTGCCAAGAATGATAAACTGATATCTTTGGATGACAatgaaggtggtggtggtggtggcagtggtggtgatggtgatgatgacGGTGATGGCAGCAACACTGAGGAGAATAAAAAGATTCAGATTGATGATAGTGTTGAGAAAGATGCTGTGCAAAGGAATGAAAATGTTGGTCATTCTTCAAGAGATTCAACTATACTGATCATACCAAGCAAAGATGGTGTTGGTGTAACTGCTGCTTCAG TACCAGagatttctcctcctcctcctgcaCCAGAATTCCAAGCAGGGTCGAGTCAACCTCAAGCTCAAGAGGTTGACGTGCAACAATTCTATAAAAAGTTCTAA